Within the Peromyscus maniculatus bairdii isolate BWxNUB_F1_BW_parent chromosome 2, HU_Pman_BW_mat_3.1, whole genome shotgun sequence genome, the region tttttttggagacaaggtttctctgtgtaactttggctgtcctggaactcactctgtagaccaatctggcctcaaactcacagagatccacctgcctctgcctcccaagtgctgggattaaaggcgtgtgccatcactgtcagCCAAaacaacttaaatttttttatgcaCTATGTTTTGATCCTGTTTTCTCTGCCCCAACTCCTCAGATCTTCCTCACTTCACTCATCCaactttatatttttctctttcaaaaaaaaaaaatctcacaaaattgcaaaaacacaaattaaaaaaaaaaaccagtaagtttaaaaaaaaaatcacaaaacaaaatgaaccataaagcccccccctccccacagaaaagaaaccaaagaccAAATAGTTTGTTTTGTGTAGGCCAACTACTCCTAGGCATGGTCCCTGtcctggagtatggttgataAACCGGTAGAACTTCATTAAAGGAAACTGgttttccctttgccagtgggTATCAGTTACAAATAGCTTGATGGATGACTCCATCTTCCATATAGAATTTAGACAACTCTTAATTCTTCTTTTTCCCTCTGCCGCTGGTAATTGAGTCCAGGGCCTGTCGTGTTAGACATGCACTCCTGCCAAGCTCCACCCCAGCTCTGCCGTGCTTAAAGGttttgttgtgtgcatgtgtgcatgtgggtagtGTCCAAgtgtatacatgttcatgtgtgtatacactagtgtggaggccagaggttgatgtggaatatctttctcaatcactctctcCTCTTAATGTATCTCCTTGAACCCGGAGCTCACTAATTTGACTAGTCTAGTTAAGTGAATTGCCAGAGGTCTCTCTCTGGGGTTGCAGGTGGGCTACCATACCTGTGAagctttgatgtgggtgctggggagccaAACTGCAGTCCTCACATTTGAGTGGTAAACACTTTAGATACTAAGCCATTTCTCTACTGTCATCTTTTTTCTGAGGCAAGTTCTTCctgtatagcccagactggccttgaactggtgatCATCCTACTTTATCTTCCTAGGTGTTAAAATTATAGTTGTATACTGCCATGCTGAGTTTAACTTTTTACTAAAAAGGGAGTGATTGGATGAATTGTTTCAATTGTCTtcacacatacatccatacataaTCCTGTTATTTTTGACATGGATTATTAGGCCTAGGGCCTTGAGTATTCAAAACCTGTGCTCCACTACTACTGAGGTATAGTCTTAGATTTCAGGTATACTTCTCTTGCCCAGAAGCCGTTATCACATAACACAGAGGAAGTAATACTGATCACATGGAACAAAAAGTGTCCAGATGACACACTTGTTAGTTAACTGACATTCTGGGACTTTTATTTTTCCCAGTTGTGGAAATCAAAACCAGGACTTCAGTGCATGCTGGGTAAATGTTCTACCACCGAGTTACAACCCTAGcactttttgagttctttgtaagACAAGAAATAAAGGCCAATGGAAATGATTATTGAGCATTAACATTTTGCCTTATAGGGGAAAAGGTTATTAAACTAATACTTTGTTGTGTTTAAGATGCAAATATCAAATGACTAAGACTTAGTGGTCATGTGATTTTAATATATTCTTCTCCACAGATGAATTTCCATCCAATTCAATTCATTCTACCTTCAAGAATCAGTCTggtctaaataaagaaaataaaaaaccagtTCCCAGATTTGACAAATGTTCAGAAGCAGACTCTTGTAAGAATTTGTCTTTAGATGAATTGGAAGAAGGAGAAATTAGAAGTGATGATGAAAAGTCTGTAGCACAGAAACATTTGGAAAAGAGTGCAAGACCCAGAGCTTCTGCTGACGCGCAGACGGGTAAAAGCAGCCCTGGGAACAGGAGGAATACTGCGCATGTGCATAAGGACCACAAGCAGACTGTTGCAAAACCCCCTCAGGACAGCATTACATCTAGTAAAAGACCAAATGAATCTAGGTCCTTGGGCactgaaaggaaaagtaaaacCATGAGCATCTCCTGCTTGGAGAAAATCCTTCCACTTACTCTTGCACCTTCTTCTGTAGTGGAGGTTATGCACATGTTACGGACGCTAGGACAGCATGTAAGGaaaaattacatgaaattcaAGATGAAATTTTCGTTGATACAATTTCATAGAATTATTGAATCAGCAATTTTGAGTTTCACATCACTAATTAAATACCTTGACTTGTCTAAGATCTGTAAGTCAGTCAATACCTTACAGAAGAGCCTTTGTGAAGTTATAGAATCTAACCTTAAACAAGTGAAGAAGAATGGCATAGTTGACCGCCtatttgaacaacaacaaccagatatgaaaagaaaattgtgGAAGTTTGTAGACGAACAACTTGACTATTTGTttgaaaagcttaaaaaaatcttAGTAAAGTTTTGTGGTTCTGTAAACTTTGGAAATAACAATGGTGaaggaaaacttgaaaaaaaatgtaaggagaGAACCCAACATTCAAATTGTCAGAAGGGGAATATGAACAACGacaaagaaatacacagagaaaaagtGCCAAAATCAGAAAATACTGTGAATTTTAAATCTTCGCTGGGAtgtgaaaaatttgaaaaaaaacatcaaaaccaaaataacagCAGTACTAGCACAGTAAAACATgatgtaaaaagaaattttagcaCTTGTCCTGATAATACAAAGAACTCTGAATGTAAAGAACAGTTTCTGGAAATGAACTGCCCAAGCACCCCCAAGccaggaaagaatgaaggaaacacCATGGAAGAGGCACATGTGTTGCAGCATGCAGGTGCTAAGCCAGAGCGGAGTTTTGAGATCCTTACTGAGCAGCAGGCGTCCAGCCTTACTTTTAACTTAGTGAGTGATGCACAGATGggtgaaatatttaaaagtttgcTGCAGGGTTCTGATCTGTTGGACACCGGTGTTAATGGTACTGAAAAGACAGAGTGGGAATTAAAGACTCCAGAGAAACAGCTTTTAGAGAGCCTCAAGTGTGACTCTGCACCAGCTTGCACAACAGAAGAACTAGCTTCAGAGGGGGCTTCTCCGTGCCCCAAAGTCATCAGTGATGATAACTGGTCTTTATTATCATCTGAAAAGGGTCCATCTCTATCTTCAGGGCTCTCGCTGCCAGTTCATCCCGATGTGTTAGATGAAAATTGTATGTTTGAAGTATCTTCTAACCTTGCTTTAAGTAAAGATAATGTATACAGCTCAGAAAAGAGTAAACCTTGCATCTCTTCCATACTCTTAGAAGATCTTGCAGTCTCTTTAACAGTACCATCACCTCTGAAGTCAGatggccatttgagtttcttaaAGCCTGAAGTTCTGTCAACTTCAACTCCTGAAGAAGTTATTAGTGCACATTTTAGTGAAGATGCTTTGCTTGAGGAAGAGGATGCCTCTGAACAGGACATTCATCTAGCTCTGGAGTCTGATAACTCAAGCAGTAAGTCAAGCTGTTCATCATGGACAAGCCGATCTGTTGCTCCAGGCTTTCAGTACCACCCTAATCTGCCTATGCATGCTGTCATAATGGAGAAATCCAATGATCATTTCATTGTGAAAATACGGCGTGCAGCACCATCTACCTCCCCTAGCCTTAAATATGGTATGGTAGCTGAGGAGTCCTTGACATCTTTGCCTAGAACTGGAAAAGAAGCTGATGTGGCAGCAGAGAAAGAACCTACTCCATTTCAGAATACAGTTTTTAAGTCTGTCGAAGACTTGGAGAATTCTGACAAGAATGTTGATAATAGCAAGCTAATTCATGAAGAACAGAACTCTATAGTACAAACACAGGTTCCAGATATATATGAATTTCTTAAAGATGCCTCAAGTAAGGTAGAGCATTGTGATCAAGTGGTTGATGATTGTTTCAAGTTGCATCAAGTATGGGAACCAAAAGTTTCTGAGAACCTTCAAGAATTGCCTTCAACGGAAAAAATCCCACACTCTGTTGGTGATCATCTTCCTAATACACACATAGACCTAACAAAAGATCCAGCCACTGAGACTAAAAACCTGGGAGAACTCATGGAAGTAACAGTTTTAAATATTGACCACTTGGAATGTTCTGGAACCAACTTAGATCAAGATGCACAGATAATTGGTAATTCTTTACAGCCTGATACTATAGATGCTTTTATTGATTTGACACATGATACTTCAAATGAGGGTAAAAATGAAGGTAGTGAACCAGTGTTAGCTGTTGAAGGCTTGGAATCCCAGGTAATATGTATTGATGAGGACAACAATAAAGAAGCAAAGATGGGAAGGGCAGGCAGTCCTTTAGAATGCTTTGTTGAAGAAACTTGTATTGATTTGACCCCAGAGTCTCCTGGCTCATGTGAAATAAAGAGACATGCTTTAAAATCAGAACCACCATCGAACTTGGATTGTTTAGAGTTGCCTGGGACTCTGAGTAATGCTCACAAGAAGAGAAAAACCAGTCCTGGTCTAAATCATTCttctcagaaaaaacaaagaaaggaaacagatttAAGTAATGAAAAGACCAAGAGACTTACTCAGAATTCTGATAGAAATGGTGATGCTCAcagaaagcaagccagcaagAAAAGGGAACCTGCAGTGAACGACAGTACATCCTTGTCATCAGAGGCTAGCCCCGTGGTGAAGGGTTCAGCAACAGCACTTGCTACTTTTCCTACAAGCCTTTCTGCAAAGAATGTTATCAAAAAGAAGGGAGAAGTTATAGTTTCATGGACAAGGTAAGATTTTCCTGAAATGTTTGAAATCATTAGGAGATTTTGAGAGGCTGGCAGTCTAATCTGTCATTTCCTCAGAATTCTATTACATCCTGAATAGGTACATGATGGATTAATTACTTTAGAAGGGGTTGAAgggatggctcattggttaagaacacttgctcttgcataggacttgactttagttcccagaacccacatcaggttgCTCACAACTTCAGTTCCAGTCGAACCACAATGTCTCTGGCCCCTGAGAACATCTGAActtgcatgcaaacacacactctttctctcacacacacatatacacataattaaaaaaagaataactggCCAAAATTAGTTGGCAGTGTATTGTGGTACAATCAAGCTATGGTGTAAAACAATCTAAATAACAGTTTTTATCCAGAGGTGTGAAtgacccctttttttttttttaaagatttatttatttattatgtatacagcatatgtgactgcaggccagaagagggcaccagatctcattacagatggtcgtgagccaccatgtggttgctgggaattgaactcaggacctctggaagagcagccagtgctcttaacctctgagccatctctccagcccccatgaatGACCCCTCTTAATAGAGCTATTTATtgtgggatttgtttgttttgtttgggaagTGGTTTATTCGGTTTTGAGAtataaactcactctgtaaccctgaGTGATCTGGCACtcatatccacctgcctctttttcaaattgctgtgattaaaggtatgagctaccatgtggctgGCTGGTTTGCTTTTGGATTAGGCCTCACTATAGCACatgctggtcttaaactcaggaTCTTTTAAGTCTCCACACTGGGtttcattgcatttatttatttacttatttgcatatttatgtgtttgtttatttatttatttgtttttttgaggcagggtttttctgtgtagttttgatgcctgtcctggatcttactctgtagaccaggctggcctcgaactcagagatcctcctgcctctgcctcccaagtgctgggattaaaggcgtgcaccatcgccacctggctttttttttttttaaactaattttatttattttttatatattttttattttatataagagattttctagtcgtgttatatatcagccacggattcccctgtcctccctcatcctctcccccagtccccccccccccaatccaccccctattcccacctcctccaaggcaaggtctcccctggggagtcagcagagtgcaccagtattttgcctgaatgaatatatatctgtatgagggtgtcggatcctcttgaactggagttacagatagttataagctgccatgtagttgctgggaatgagcctgggtcctctggaagagcagccactcttaaccactgagccatctctccagcactggtttcattatttttaactttcctttttctattaaaagattttctttcgTTTGGAAGGAAATtgttattattagtttttaattaagAGAATTTGCTTAAAATGAAGTatcccaaaattaaaaaaacaaagaaacaaaaatattagaatTTATACCCTGGTTTAGGTcttgaaataattttagattaATGGAACAGTTTTAATCTTAGTACAGAAAACTCCCTCATGTCTTTAACATAGCTTCCATTAAGACTAGAGAAATTAACCAGATCTGTAGCAGATCTAAACCTTTCAGGAGTGTTTTGTTCTAGTTATTAGAATACTATACTTACAAAGATTATGGTACTAGATTTCTTTTTTACTACTGAATTGTAGCTGGTTTTAGGACTTGGTAGCACACCTAGAAGATAAATGCATGTGTGCTAAAGCATGTATATGCACTCCACCATATTCATTTAGCTCATGTATTGAGAATGTCTATGTACATTTGCTGAGAGAATAGCTCATTCTGATATCTGGGGAAGAGCCTGGAAGGAAATTCTTACAAACGCAGTTTAGAAAGGAGTGACACAGATCAGTGAAAGTTGTGAAACAAAGTAGAGATGTACATAATTGATGTTTCTAAGCTGTTTTATAAATAGAATGTACTTTTTTATGTGAACTTTTTGGTTTTTGCATACATACACTTTTTACTATAGAGTTTACTGAAAGTGGTGTTCCTGTTGAAAGCTATGAAGGCAGTGGAACTTACTACCTTTCTATGTCAACATAAAAAGCTAAATAACAACTTTTCCTCCTCAGAAATGATGACCGAGAAATTTTACTAGAGTGTCAGAAAAGAATGCCATCCCtgaaaacatttacatatttagCTGTCAAGCTGAATAAAAATCCAAATCAGGTAATTACtcagattttacattttcattagaTCAGAGATGTTGCTCCCAGACTTacttagatttattaatttacttaacTTTCTTAGttttgtgctggggattgaacccagccacatgcatgctgggaaagaaCTCTACCGTTGGTCTATATTCCCAAccccaaatttaatttttaacctATCGAAACACAAAGATATTTATTGGCTAACTTGCTTAAAAATATTGCTTCCTGTAGTACTGTTAAGTTTGATGATTgtataagaaatgacagaaatgatcCAGATCCCCCCTTCATCTACATATATTGTTTTTTGAAAGAACTAGATGGTAATAATTGAGAATTAAAGCAAAAGGTGTGtgagtgagacagacagagacagagacacagagagagagactgactgactgggAGACTTAACTAGCCCAGACTTGTCTTAAATTTACTgtggagccaaggatgaccttgaattttagattctcctgcctccacctcaagATTccagggattataggcatgcgccaccatgcctaatCTGTGTCGTGCTGAGGTTTGAGCTCtagtcttgtacatgctaggcagcattctctgtccccaggcctgaagatgttttatttttctaaacattATTTATATCTTTACGATAATTTTactgtttgtatttgttttatgaaagtaTTCATCAAAGCTTTCAAAAATGGatatatttgtaattatttttaatttttcaggtaCTAGAGAGGTTCCAGCAGCTGAAGAAGCTCTTTGAGAAGTCAAAGTGCAGGTAGTAGTAGGTCCATCACAGGAAGTCAATGCTGTAAGTGCTAGATCTTGTCCTTGTGCATGTCACAACCTTAGTCATTGGAGATCTGAGTGTGGGTGTGGAAATGTTTACTGTCTCCTTACCTGCAGGCTGTTGTAGTATCGCCAGTGACGGCCAGATCAGTATGGCTGGTTCCTTAGCTTAGTGGTTGCGGATAAGTCATTAATTGCTGACATCcattaataaaatgtgttttaattaatgaattatcagtattgctggggatcaaactcaatgCCTTGTGCTTACCAGGCAActattctaccactaagctacactcCAGCATAAAACATTTTCCTGTAGATGAAGAATAAGAAACATATAGAAATGTTTCATAACCACTGAATGTATTAAGTAATCtgatttctccctctctgtttatgtctgtctgtctgtctgtctaagacagggtctcactatgtagggcCATCTATCCTGGGTGTAGATgtgcagaccagcctggccttgagcacaaagatctgcctgccttcctctgccccctgagttggggattaaaggtgtgtgccaccatgcctggcctcacttttttttctttttaatgtatttgaatattttgcctgcatgtatgtatgtgtatcatgtgtgtgcctggtgcctcaggaagccagaagaggatgttagatcctctggagttgtgggttaccGTGTGAGTTCTAGGAATTCAGTCTG harbors:
- the Casp8ap2 gene encoding CASP8-associated protein 2 isoform X1 translates to MAADDDNGDGTGLFDVCPASPLKNNDEGSLDIYAGLDSAASDSTARSCVSFRNCLDLYEEILTEEGTAKEATYNDLQTEYGKCQQQMKELMKRFKEIQTQNLNLKNENQSLKKNISALIKTARVEINRKDEEINHLHQRLSEFPHFRNNHKTARTKDSRSRSPHLDDCSKTDHRLKSDVVHKDVHPNTSQPILEEGGKSHSEAQTPLHLPTGIEKHCANNVWSRSHYQVGEGNSNEDNRRGKNGVRRSQCSRGTDRPQKDLNNSCSDGEPRDKEANARLQGNPEKRGSSETKPESKSSESKSSTGLGYKSERSASSWEKETSRERPHTRVESQNDKNPERQNERLQSLHRKELQSQDKAERKGDVKFKPAGEDQGHRGRVDRALPPHSKNDMKYGFSKYHPEERRGREDCRRDRGVSSHDLQDRRRSSSLSSSRNSKHSHSKDVSVAHQWENTPFKSERHRTEDRRKRERENKDENRHVKNDKKSPTEYLQRTNKEAKKSTTDVKRQTEPKNGKCEVSNDEVSKGTGNKECAMKVENGPNEGKSKDLKLSFMEKLNLTLSPAKKQPVCQDNQHQITGVPKPSGMCNSQSSEKTETVACLPSVSEPSTEETKPGLTEPKEVLPAASQLRISIAENKTKEENRLLVKSVENTMPCEMLVSGTEISLPAHAEIEQTRPLLPSMEVEETCGGTRATASVVMDVLPGHASEALDRELDTKGHNDLNCDISEGVKRKVVLSPKAAVASESLLQPLVEEPGIALVNCLGDSNPKLESSLEDTPLVENKSCPLDPYLPKETFVPSPQKTELIDHKIETGDSNSVYQDDDNSVLSIDFSHLRPIPEAISPLNSPVRPVAKVLSVESPCVIPQYDNRLKDEFPSNSIHSTFKNQSGLNKENKKPVPRFDKCSEADSCKNLSLDELEEGEIRSDDEKSVAQKHLEKSARPRASADAQTGKSSPGNRRNTAHVHKDHKQTVAKPPQDSITSSKRPNESRSLGTERKSKTMSISCLEKILPLTLAPSSVVEVMHMLRTLGQHVRKNYMKFKMKFSLIQFHRIIESAILSFTSLIKYLDLSKICKSVNTLQKSLCEVIESNLKQVKKNGIVDRLFEQQQPDMKRKLWKFVDEQLDYLFEKLKKILVKFCGSVNFGNNNGEGKLEKKCKERTQHSNCQKGNMNNDKEIHREKVPKSENTVNFKSSLGCEKFEKKHQNQNNSSTSTVKHDVKRNFSTCPDNTKNSECKEQFLEMNCPSTPKPGKNEGNTMEEAHVLQHAGAKPERSFEILTEQQASSLTFNLVSDAQMGEIFKSLLQGSDLLDTGVNGTEKTEWELKTPEKQLLESLKCDSAPACTTEELASEGASPCPKVISDDNWSLLSSEKGPSLSSGLSLPVHPDVLDENCMFEVSSNLALSKDNVYSSEKSKPCISSILLEDLAVSLTVPSPLKSDGHLSFLKPEVLSTSTPEEVISAHFSEDALLEEEDASEQDIHLALESDNSSSKSSCSSWTSRSVAPGFQYHPNLPMHAVIMEKSNDHFIVKIRRAAPSTSPSLKYGMVAEESLTSLPRTGKEADVAAEKEPTPFQNTVFKSVEDLENSDKNVDNSKLIHEEQNSIVQTQVPDIYEFLKDASSKVEHCDQVVDDCFKLHQVWEPKVSENLQELPSTEKIPHSVGDHLPNTHIDLTKDPATETKNLGELMEVTVLNIDHLECSGTNLDQDAQIIGNSLQPDTIDAFIDLTHDTSNEGKNEGSEPVLAVEGLESQVICIDEDNNKEAKMGRAGSPLECFVEETCIDLTPESPGSCEIKRHALKSEPPSNLDCLELPGTLSNAHKKRKTSPGLNHSSQKKQRKETDLSNEKTKRLTQNSDRNGDAHRKQASKKREPAVNDSTSLSSEASPVVKGSATALATFPTSLSAKNVIKKKGEVIVSWTRNDDREILLECQKRMPSLKTFTYLAVKLNKNPNQVLERFQQLKKLFEKSKCR
- the Casp8ap2 gene encoding CASP8-associated protein 2 isoform X2 yields the protein MKELMKRFKEIQTQNLNLKNENQSLKKNISALIKTARVEINRKDEEINHLHQRLSEFPHFRNNHKTARTKDSRSRSPHLDDCSKTDHRLKSDVVHKDVHPNTSQPILEEGGKSHSEAQTPLHLPTGIEKHCANNVWSRSHYQVGEGNSNEDNRRGKNGVRRSQCSRGTDRPQKDLNNSCSDGEPRDKEANARLQGNPEKRGSSETKPESKSSESKSSTGLGYKSERSASSWEKETSRERPHTRVESQNDKNPERQNERLQSLHRKELQSQDKAERKGDVKFKPAGEDQGHRGRVDRALPPHSKNDMKYGFSKYHPEERRGREDCRRDRGVSSHDLQDRRRSSSLSSSRNSKHSHSKDVSVAHQWENTPFKSERHRTEDRRKRERENKDENRHVKNDKKSPTEYLQRTNKEAKKSTTDVKRQTEPKNGKCEVSNDEVSKGTGNKECAMKVENGPNEGKSKDLKLSFMEKLNLTLSPAKKQPVCQDNQHQITGVPKPSGMCNSQSSEKTETVACLPSVSEPSTEETKPGLTEPKEVLPAASQLRISIAENKTKEENRLLVKSVENTMPCEMLVSGTEISLPAHAEIEQTRPLLPSMEVEETCGGTRATASVVMDVLPGHASEALDRELDTKGHNDLNCDISEGVKRKVVLSPKAAVASESLLQPLVEEPGIALVNCLGDSNPKLESSLEDTPLVENKSCPLDPYLPKETFVPSPQKTELIDHKIETGDSNSVYQDDDNSVLSIDFSHLRPIPEAISPLNSPVRPVAKVLSVESPCVIPQYDNRLKDEFPSNSIHSTFKNQSGLNKENKKPVPRFDKCSEADSCKNLSLDELEEGEIRSDDEKSVAQKHLEKSARPRASADAQTGKSSPGNRRNTAHVHKDHKQTVAKPPQDSITSSKRPNESRSLGTERKSKTMSISCLEKILPLTLAPSSVVEVMHMLRTLGQHVRKNYMKFKMKFSLIQFHRIIESAILSFTSLIKYLDLSKICKSVNTLQKSLCEVIESNLKQVKKNGIVDRLFEQQQPDMKRKLWKFVDEQLDYLFEKLKKILVKFCGSVNFGNNNGEGKLEKKCKERTQHSNCQKGNMNNDKEIHREKVPKSENTVNFKSSLGCEKFEKKHQNQNNSSTSTVKHDVKRNFSTCPDNTKNSECKEQFLEMNCPSTPKPGKNEGNTMEEAHVLQHAGAKPERSFEILTEQQASSLTFNLVSDAQMGEIFKSLLQGSDLLDTGVNGTEKTEWELKTPEKQLLESLKCDSAPACTTEELASEGASPCPKVISDDNWSLLSSEKGPSLSSGLSLPVHPDVLDENCMFEVSSNLALSKDNVYSSEKSKPCISSILLEDLAVSLTVPSPLKSDGHLSFLKPEVLSTSTPEEVISAHFSEDALLEEEDASEQDIHLALESDNSSSKSSCSSWTSRSVAPGFQYHPNLPMHAVIMEKSNDHFIVKIRRAAPSTSPSLKYGMVAEESLTSLPRTGKEADVAAEKEPTPFQNTVFKSVEDLENSDKNVDNSKLIHEEQNSIVQTQVPDIYEFLKDASSKVEHCDQVVDDCFKLHQVWEPKVSENLQELPSTEKIPHSVGDHLPNTHIDLTKDPATETKNLGELMEVTVLNIDHLECSGTNLDQDAQIIGNSLQPDTIDAFIDLTHDTSNEGKNEGSEPVLAVEGLESQVICIDEDNNKEAKMGRAGSPLECFVEETCIDLTPESPGSCEIKRHALKSEPPSNLDCLELPGTLSNAHKKRKTSPGLNHSSQKKQRKETDLSNEKTKRLTQNSDRNGDAHRKQASKKREPAVNDSTSLSSEASPVVKGSATALATFPTSLSAKNVIKKKGEVIVSWTRNDDREILLECQKRMPSLKTFTYLAVKLNKNPNQVLERFQQLKKLFEKSKCR